From the Planctomycetota bacterium genome, the window GCGCGGAGGCAGTTCCAACTGGGATAACCTGGTCGCCTGTTGCAGTAAATGCAATACAAAAAAAGGTGGGAAAACGCCCAAGGAAGCCCGTATGAAGCTTATCCACAAACCAGCGGCGCCTACGATGACACCGCTGTTTTCAGCTCACCTGAAAGATAAAAAATACACCTTCTGGAAAGAATTCGTCACGGAAAAGACCCGGATTAGTTTTTAAACTGATTGCGTTTAAAAACCTGCTCATCGCTCGCGCTCAGTTTCCAAGCACCCCTTGCACGCTTGCGTGAAAGGACTTTACGCCCGCCCCGTGTTTTCATGCGTGCGCGAAACCCGCATTTCCTTATCCGTTTTAAATTGTGTGGCCTGTAAGTTAAACTCATATTTACTCCTCCTATTCATTATCGGTAAAAACCGTATAAAACAAGATAGTGTCACCCATCCCGCGCCTGCGTGGGGCGGGAGTTGAACCCGCAAGCCTAAAGGCATCCCGATAAAAATGGGCGGAAGAGGACTTGAACCTCCATCCCTTTCGGGACAAGATCCTAAATCTTGCGCGTCTGCCAGTTCCGCCATCCGCCCATTTTTCATCGGGACGGTCTGCCAGTTCCACCACCCACGCAGGTGCGGGACGCAATATTATTCTTTCTCTCTCCCTTTAACTCTTAAACTTTGCAACCTGTAACTTTTAAACTCCCAGTCTACCCCCGGTGTGACTCGAACACACAGCCTACGGATTAGAAATCCGTTGCTCTATCCATTTGAGCTACGGGGGCATCAATAACGAGTCATCACCCCCAGCGAAATCCCGACCTTTCGGGGTTGAGCTACGGGGGCGGGTAAAAAAATACGCCCGGCCCGATTCGAACGGGCGACCCGTTGATTAAGAATCAACTGCTCTACCAGCTGAGCTACGGGCGTATATATTATATCAAATCCTCGTCTCTTGACGTCACGTCGTGGGGCTGAGCTACCCCGCTCCACTTCATTTCGGGGGCACCCCGAATAACCCCGCTCCTTCGTCTCGGGACACCCGATTATCGGGAAGTCCCCGTAGGTGGTCGGGAGCCCTCGTATGGGGGCGGGCGCATATCCCTATTTAACGATACAAAACTATCATACCAAACGCAAACAATCAAGAAAAATTCACCTATTGCGAATCCGCGGTGCGAATTTGAATCCTCCTGAAAAGAAGCCTCACATGACCAAAGGGAATAAGGAATAAAGATACGGATAAGAGCTTAATAAACGCCATGGCTTTCCAGATTCTACAGGCCTTATTATACAGTTAAAAAATTACGGCAATCATCAATTACTATTGCTACACTTGACATGCCCGGAAATATTGCTATACTTAAATACCATGAAAAAGGCGTGCTTTTTAGCCCTGATAAGCATCTTTACAGTGATTTTCTATTCAGGGACCGCGATGACTGAAGATTCGGTCAACTCTTCGGAGAAAACTACCGGAACGAAGGAGCAAACCACAACGCCTAACACACCGGGAATAGAACAAATATACCGGCTTATCCCACAGCTGGGTGACGCTGATTGGGAAATACGCGAGGAAGCACAGAATAAACTGAGGACTTTTGGCAAAGCGTTGATTGAACAATACCGCCTGGATAAGCTTAAGGATGCGGACGGCAAATCAACGGCCCAGTCCAAAAAAGCCGCGGAAGATTTTGCCCATGCTTTATCCGAGGCGCTGGCGGACAAGGATGTTGAAATCAGGATGCGCGCCAATTACCTGCGCGGTTATTTTTACCGCTATACCCGCCCAAAAATCATGTACCAAGCCGGTGGCGAATTGCGCCTTTTATTCCCGGATGGCGGCAACGAAGAAAGCCTCCTCAAGGATGGTTTTAATAACGGCCGCCCTTGCTGGAGCCCGGACGGCTCCCGAATCGCCTTCGAATCCAACCGCAAAGGAAATTGGGATATCTACACCGTGGATATAGACGGCAATAACCTGAAACAACTGACCGATAACAATGCCGACGACCGTTTCCCTGCCTGGAGCCCGGACGGAAAGCAGATTGCCTTCGACTCGACGCGCGACGGTAATACTGAAATATACATCATGGATACGGATGGCAAAAACCAGAAACGCCTGACCGAAAACCAGGTGGAAGACGGCTGGGCTTCCTGGAGCCCGGACGGCAAGCAAATCGCCTTTGAATCCGGCACGGCAAACAACCGTGATATTTACGCCATAAGCGCGGACGGTAAGAACCTTAAGCAACTAACCGAAAATTCCCGATACGACGGCGACCCTGCCTGGAGCCCGGACGGAAAAAAAATAGCCTTTAACCTGAATATGGACGGGCAGAATAATTGGGAAATTCACATCATGGACGCCGAAGATGGGAAAAACCAGCAACGCCTGACCGAAAACCAGGTGTTAAACGGCTGGGCTTCCTGGAGCCCGGACGGCAAACAGATTGCTTTCGTATCCAACCGGAACGGCATGATAAACGAAATATACATCATGGACGCGGACGGCGCCAACCAGAAAAAGGTTTCCGCGGGCGCCGGCGAATCGCCGGAATGGTGCCCGGCGGCTTTCCCCGAACTTTCCAAATTATTCACCCAACTGGAAAGCAAAAAGAATAAATAGGTTCCTTCATAATAAGAAGCCCTCTTATCAAGCAAGGAATACTCAGGTGTTTTTCGGAACCTTTTTATTATTGCCCTTATTATGAGCGAAATATTCTCGCACCAGTTTTTCCAGGTACTGTTCCCTTTTAAAATAAAGCTTCTTCAAAGGGCGTTTCTTGCGTTTAGCCAATGCGTAATGCGTGATTATCGGCAAGGCAACGGTCGAATCCATATAACAAACCACGGCATCCGGCAGGCGATTGGGGTCCACTTTCCCCCAGCTTACCGCTTCATGCGGGGTTGCGCCGGAAAGGCCTCCTGTATCAGGGCGGGCATCGGTTATCTGGAAGAAATAATCCTGCCCCACTTCCTTGATGCGCAAAACCTCCTGTATCTGCGGTTCGGTCTGGAGCATGAAGTTTTTCGGGCTTCCGCCACCGACTAAAAATACGGCTGATTTCCCACCGGAACGCTTGGCCGCCAGGACGATTGAGGTCGTTTCGTTTACGTCTATTGACGGGTTAATCCTGAGTTTATTGCCTTCCAGTTCCACCCCGGCGATATTCATACCGATGGTCGAATCACCAGGAGAGCTCGTAAACACAGGAACTCCGTAACGGTAAGCCGCCGCCAATACGGAAACATCCTTTAACTTGTTTTTCCTTTCCCATTCAGCCATATATTTCCCGAAGATATAATAAAATTCAGCGGTGCCCATTTCTTTCTGGAATTCCGGCTGGCGGATAATAGAACGGAGCGCTTCATCGGTTGCCATTAGGCAATCTGTGTAGCCCAGGAATATATCGTAAATCCTGACGACATCATTTTTCCTTAAATCCGTATCATCCACATCGGGTGAACCGACAAATAACGGATAATTAAGCGCAAAATGCATATCATGGTACATGTTAGCGCCTGTCGCGACTATCCAATCGACAAATCCGGCTTTAATCAAAGGGACAACTGCACTACAACCCAATCCTGCCGGTGTTAAAGCTCCTGCCAGGGTCATACCCACAGTGACATCAGGTTCAAGCATCCGCTCGGTAAAAAGACGGCAGCCTTCCTGCAAACGCGCTGAATTATAAGCCAGGAATGTTTCGGAAATCAAGGATTCGAGCGTCTCCTTGCCGGTGATGCCTTTGGGCATTATTTTATGCCCTGAAAGATACCTGTGTTTATTAGGGCAGGTTTTCTTTTTCATCCAATCCGGTATTTCGGATAAATTTTCTTTTAACATCTGAGTTCGTTTCATCAAAATCTCCTTATAATATATTCAAGCCTAATTTATCGCGACCACACGCGGTAAAGGTAAATTATTAAAATTAGTTCCGGTGGCAATGCTATACGCGCCGATATTTTCCACGTAAAGCAAATCCCCCACTTCCAGCTCGGGCAGTTCTTCCGTGAAGGATATGACGTCAAAGCCGTCGCAGGTAGGTCCGGCCAGGGTGGAAATCTGCGTATTGCCGTTACGGAAAACCTTATACTGGTATTTGCAATGGTCGTAAACAATTCCGGAAAGCGTGCCATACAAGCCGTCATCCAAGTAATACCAATGCTTATTGGCGCGGATGGATTTCCCAATGACGCTCATAACCAGTGTGCAAGCCGGGCCGACCAGGGCGCGGCCGGGCTCGGCGATGATTTTAACACCCGGCTCGAAAAGCCGGTTAATTTCCTTGTTAATCGTCGGCGCCATTTTAGTAAAATGGTCTTCCTCCCCGTTAAAATGGGTTATGGGGAATCCGCCGCCGATATCAAGCATGTCCAACGGCAATTGCTTTAGCTTCGCGTCGCGCATGATGATGGAAGCCACCTCAAGCGCCTCTATGTAATTTTCGTCTTTCAAGCATTGCGAACCGACGTGGAAGCTGACCCCCACGGGAACCAATCCCAAACGATGTGCCTTTATCAATAAAGGAATGGCATCCGCGGGCTCGGCGCCGAATTTGACGGAAAGCTCGACGATTGAGCCGACATTGGAAACTTTTATGCGGACCATAACGCGCGACTTCGGGGCGTATTTCGCGATTTTATCCAGCTCATATTCCGAATCGAACGTCATCAGGTTTATTCCTTTTTCCCTGGCAAATTTAAGGGTCGGCAAACGCTTGACCGTATTCGCAAAAAGCATCCTCTGTGAATTGACACCGAGTTTTAAAAGTTTTTCCATCTCTCCTTTGGAGGCGACATCAAAATTGCAGCCTTCTTCCTTAAAAACCTTGAGAATCTCGGTATCGGGATTTGCTTTAACGGCGTAAAAAGGCTGGACGCGCGGCAATAATTTCCTGAACTTGCGGACATTCTGCCGCAATTTGGACCGGTCGATAATAAAATACGGCGTGCCGTATTGCCTGGCCAAGCGGTTTAAAGCTTTCTTAGCCTGCCCGTTGGCAAGGCTTATCTTTCTGTTTTTCATTTGCATCTAATCCTCTAATAATTTAAGGGGTCACCGGCAGCGGCCCTGCCGGAAAACCTCTTTGAATTTATAAAGGGAAATTATAACAAAAGAAGTTATATTATCAAGTAAATTAACGCCATTCAACATTATAATAAATCAAGCGTCCCGACCGAAGCGTCTGGAGAATTCCGGCTCCACAACAATTATATAATCAACCGTCCCTTTCGTATGCCAGCCCCGCTCCACTCTGTTTCGGGGACACCCCCTACGGGGACGACCAGATATATCGTAGTGTAGGGTCAGCCGAATAAATAGGGAGTCCTATTCGTAGAATGGGGCAGACCATCCCGGTGCGAAACGACAGGCGCGGGCAGGCTTTTCAAAAAAATCGGCAATGAGGAAATTGTCTTTGCCCAAAAATTCGAATTCATCGAGAATCTGCGCCGCATGCTCGGCACCGAAGAAAAGCTGGAAATAATCTGCCGGCATAAGGAAGACCAAGCCATCTGTCCCATCCTTAACAACAAACAGCCCAAACCGGCGAATGGAAGCATAAAAATACAGTTATCGTATTGTCAACAGAGAAGGTTTAGTGTATAACAAGGTGGAGTGAGGACCGTAGGGGTGGATTATGGGATGCAGGGGTAATAGGTATGGGATACACGGGTGAGTGGTATGGCATCCGTGGGTGAGTGGTATGTAATATATGGGTAAGTAGCGTGATATCCTGGGGTAGGCAGTATAGGATCCACGGGGGTGAGGGGGTATATCCAGGGGGTAGGAGGGGGTACCCCACGGGGGGCAGGGGTGGCAGGCGGATATATATAGGAGGGGATTCTCTTCCCTGTTTTCTTAGCCGATCAGGAGCTTGCGCTTGACCTAGTATTGCTTATCCAGCCGTTCTATCCGCTTATAGAGGGTTTGGATTTCAATCCCCAATTTCATGGATGTAAGTTCATTAGTTCGTGGAATTCCGGGGGAATTCCGTGGACGCCTCGCCTCCGCTGGCCTGTATCCTATCATATTAACATGTTATGTTATCTTTTGACAGATGTTAAGATGATTATTAACAGAAAGGCAACTTAACCGATATGCTGGGCATCTAAATATAAAAACTATACCTAAAAGGAAAATGGGGTGAGTGACGGGATTCGAACCCGCAGCCCTCAGAGCCACAGTCTGATGCTCTAACCAAGTTGAGCTACACCCACCGTGTTACAATAACCAATGACTCCCGACATTCGCCCCTAAAGGGAGGCCATAGCACTCGGGACTCTCCCGATTGGGTCGGGACTCCACTTCGTTTCGCGCTACGCTATCCATCATCCACTACGCGCTACTCCGGGAGGCTCCACTCTGTTCCGCACCGGGATATCTGCCCCATTCAACTTAATGGGACTCCCTATTTATTCGGCTGACCCTACACTACGATATATCTGGTCGTCCCCGTAGGGGGTGTCCCCGAATCCCGCAAAGCGGGAGGAGCGGGGCTGATTACGCAATGACCAATCGATCAAGAAATAATATGGTCGTTAGTAGAATTCAACAAAATTTAGGCGGGTTTGTCAAATTTAATGCTTGTTATCCGCTAAAATGCTTTTAAGAGACTCGAATATCTGCGAATCAATTATGTTATGCTTTACCTCGGATTCCAGTATGCGCAACACCTGGTCCGGAGGTAATTTACGACGATAAGGCCTGTCCTCATTTAAGGCGGTAAATCTATCGGCAACAGCGATAATACGCGCGCCTTGCGGTATTTCATCCGCCTTAAGCCCAAAAGGATATCCCCTGCCATCCAACCCCTCATGATGATACGAAGCCCATTGGGCAATCGTATTCAACCCGTTTATATTATTCAAAATATGATAAGTATAATAAGCGTGCTTTTTAATAATCGCATATTCGTAGGAGCTCAATTTTGACGGCTTTTCCAGGATTTCATCCGGTACGGCTAATTTACCCAAATCATGCAATAAGGCGGCGGCTTTGAGCTGTTTCAAATCAATCTCCGACCAGCCCATTTTAGCGCCTAACTTCACCGCCAATTCCGTGCCCCCACAGCAGTGGGTTTTTGTATACCGGCTCTTTTGGTCAATTAGGTAAGCAAAAAGCGCGGCAATTTCAATTACCTCATCAAGAGTAAGCAACCGGTCATCAAGCGGAGAAATTTTTTGGAGGATATTGCTGGTAAACTCCGTTGAAAGGTCCAGCCAGAATACTTCGTGACGGGCAATTTTATGGAAGACATCAACCAAATCAGAATTGAACCACATTCCGCTGAATTTATTAACCTGACTCGTTATTCTATCCGTCTGTTCCAAAATATATTTATCCTCGGCGATTAAAACCTCCACCCTATCCGCCAGGTGCAATATCTGGCTTAAAACCGGGATTTTGTCTTTGATTAAACCGGATTGATTGGGACCAAGCCAATGGTCATGATGATAATTGATGATATTAATGAAGTTATCGAATAATTTAAATGCCCCCAATATTTTAATGCCTGATTCGATATGCGTGCGGGAATTGGCATAATCAAAGTTCATTATATCCATTTTATCCTTGCTTGAAACGACCCCGAAATCATGCAACAAGCCTGCATAAAAAAGGTTCAGCTTATCAGAATCGCTAATGCCCATTACACCTGCCATTTTAAGGCTAATCATAGTAACACGCTGGGAATGGCGGCTGATGCGCAAGGTCAAAAGGTCCAAGGCCTTTGAAATCCCGTAAACCAGTTCCTTGAAATAAATTTTTTGCGTCTCATCCATATTCTTATATTTTCAAATGAAGTACCCTGCGGCAAGCTACAGGGAATTTTCAAGTTAAATACCCCCGCCCCGACTCGAACGGGGAACCTTCTGGTTCGAAGCCAGTCACTCTATCCAATTGAGCTACGGGGGCATCTCTAAGATTCCAGAATACCAGAGCATTTGTAAAGTGTCAAATATTAAATTATCTTGTTGCTATAAACCAGAGTTGTATAATACGCGTTATGGTAAAAATTATTTCGATTGTAGGAAAAAGCAATTCGGGCAAAACAACCTTACTGGAAAAGCTTATCAAAAATTTATCCGGGAAGGGATACCGCATCGGGACAATCAAGCATAATACGCGCGGGTTTGAAATTGATTATCCGGGAAAAGATTCCTACCGCCATTTTCATGCAGGCAGCTGTGCGACACTTATTATTTCACCGCGAAAACTGGCCTTTATAAAGAGGTTAGATAAACCGGCTAAACTTGACGCTATTACCGAAAACTTCTTTAAGGGCTTTGACCTGATTATTACGGAAGGATTCAAAAGGGAAAACAAACCAAAGATAGAACTCGTCCGCGCGGCTGTCGCCAAGAAACCGCTTTGCAAACCACGGGGCCACAACCTTATTGCACTCGTAACCGACCTCAAAATCGACGGGTACCCACAACCGCAATTCAAGCCAAACCAAATCTCAAAAACGGCAGATTTTATCGAAAGGAGATTCTTATGGCAGAAGAAAGGAAAATAGAGCTGGTCAGGGTAAAAATCGACGGCAAACCGCTGCCGATAAAAGGATTCGTCCAGGATTTTTTAGGGTCGGGCATTTTAGGGATGCTCGCCAGCCTTAAAGGAGTAGACAATCCAAAAGAAATCCAGATAGAAATAAAAGTGAACCTATGAAAGGCCCCATTGCCGCGATTATCTTAACCGGAGGGAAAAACCAAACAACCGGAAAAGATAATACGTTTCTCCCAATAGGCAATAAAACCGTTTTGGATATACTTCTTGGCAAACTTAATCCTTTATTCCCGGAAATTATCATTTCCGCTAAGAATCCGGCAAGATACCTGGATATAAAAGGCGTCCGGGTAGTCGCGGATATGATGCCAGCAGGAAACGACCTGTCCGGAATTTATTCCGCCCTTCGATACACCTTGAACCCATATGCATTTGTAATCTCATGCGACACCCCGCTTGTAGAACCCGGATTAATCAAGTATTTATTAAAATACCGCAAAGGATTCGACGTGGTTATTCCAGAAAGTGAAAACGGATTTGAACCCTTTTGCGCAGTCTATTCCAAAAAGTGCGTTAAAGCAATGGAAGAAATAATCCGTAAAGATAATTGCAAGATTATCGATTTTTTGCCGCTGGTAAAAGTAAAAACCATCAAGCAACCTGAAATAAAAAAAATCGGGAACGACAATTTCTTAACCCTCAGCTCTGGAAGTGATTATCAACAAATCCAAAACAAACTCAAAACCAACTAATGCGAATCTCTCATTGCATGCGACTTTATCCATTGCTGCTTTTTTATTGAGTTTGCGGTTCGGTTTTGTTAAATTAAAACCATGAAAGCCCCCAGATACCTGATAAGTTTCAACGCATCTAAATTACCGTCTGTTTATACGGACGTTTTGGTTGTAGGCAGCGGCATTGCCGGATTGCGCGCGGCGATTGAAGCAAGCAAATACGGACAGGCTCTGATTATCACAAAAGGCATTCTTTCTGAAAGCAATACGTTTTACGCCCAGGGCGGCATTGCTTCTCATATTAACAACCAGCATTTAGTATACTCCCATATTAATGATACCATAAAAAACGGGCAAGGGTTAAACGACCCGAAAATGGTGCGTAAAATCATCACTAACGGCATTATAAATATCAAGGAAATGATTGAATGGGGCATCAAGTTTGACAGGCATGGGGGAAAATACCACCTTGCACACGAAGGAGGCCATCAATACCCGCGCATCCTGCACGCGGGGGGCGACCACACCGGAGAGGAAGTTGTAAAATCTCTGATAAATAAAATCAACAAAATAGATAACATAGCTTATAAAGAACAGGTTTTCACAATCGACATTTTAACGGATGCACATAACACATGCTGCGGGGTATTGGCATACCAATCCGGCAACAATAACTTTATTATCATCCAGGCGCGTAAAACCATCATGGCAACCGGAGGTCTCGGACAACTATACAGGGAAACTACCAATCCCGAAGTTGCAACCGGCGATGGGATAGCCATGGCTTACCGCGCCGGGGCGGTATTACAGGATATGGAATTTGTCCAATTCCATCCTACCGCCTTATATATTGCGGGGGCAGCCCGAGCATTAATTTCCGAAGCGGTTCGTGGAGCCGGCGGCATCCTTGTAGATAAACACAAAAAAAGGTTTATGACTAATTACCATCCCCAAGCGGAACTTGCACCCAGGGATGTGGTGTCGCGCAGCATTATCAATCAAATGCGCTTGAGTAACGACACGAGTGTTTATCTTGACGTAACCCATCTTGGAGAAAAGAAAATAAAGAAACAATTCCCGGGACTTTATCAATTATGCAAAAAATTCCGAATTGATATCACACACGATTTGATTCCGGTCCGCCCCAGTGCGCACTATATGCTCGGAGGAATAAGAACAAAACCGGACGGTTCAACAAACATTAATAATTTTTTCGCGGCAGGCGAATGCGCCTCCTGTAATTTCCACGGGGCTAACCGATTAGGAAGCAATTCTTTGCTTGAAAGCCTTGTCATGGGGACGGTTTGCGGTAAAACGGCAGGTAAAAAAATATCGAACAAGCCATTCGGACTGCTTAAGATAAAACATAAAACCGCCTATTCTGAAACTGATTCTCTCGATATGGAAGATATCAGAAACGCCCTAAAAAGCCTTATGACAAGAGCGGTCGGGGTGGAAAGGGAAGAAAAACTATTAACCGACTCTTTATCCAAAATAGATTTCTGGGAAAGTTACGTCCTCAACAAGGAATTCAGGGAAGTCCCCGCATGGGAACTGCAAAATATGCTCATCCTAGCGCGGTTAATCGCACAATCGGCATTGAAACGGACAGAATCGCGCGGAACGCATTACCGGACCGATTTTCCCTCACAAAATAACAAGCAGTGGAAAAAACATATTATCGTTCAAGGCTAAAAAGCAGTAAACATGAAAATAGGCATTTTAGGCGGGACATTTAACCCGATTCATAACGGACATCTGATAATCGCCAGAGAGGCGCGGAAACGTTTTAAACTGGATAAAATTATTTTTATGCCATGTCATACCCCCTATCACAAAAAAAACAATGCGCTGGCATCACCCAAACACCGGTTGACCATGGTTAAAAAAGCTGCCAGAGGAACACTTTATTTCAAAACATCAGATATCGAAATTAAACGGGGCGGCTTAACATATTCCATTGACACTTTAAAGCATTTAACCAAACTCTATAAACCGGGGACAAAATTCTATTTTATCATCGGAAGCGATTCATTAATAGAATTGCCATTGTGGAAAGGAATAAAAGAGCTGGCCAAACTTTGTAATTTTATCGCAGTTGAACGGCCCGGCGTTATCATGAAAAGAAAACTGCCTTCTTATTTAACGCCACGTATTTTTCATATAAAAAAACCATTATCGGATATTTCCTCCAGCGAAATAAGGAAACGCATAAGAGAAAAACAATCTATAAAATATCTTGTATCAAAACCAGTGGAGAAGTATATTATAAACAACAATTTATATAAATAAAGGAGGGATTATCATGAATATCATACAAGTAGCTTCGGAAGCCGTTCCTTTCGCCAAAACCGGGGGACTGGCGGATGTCGCCGGGGCATTACCTATTCACCTGGAGCAACTAAAACATAAAATATCACTTTTC encodes:
- the rpmH gene encoding 50S ribosomal protein L34, with translation MSLTYRPHNLKRIRKCGFRARMKTRGGRKVLSRKRARGAWKLSASDEQVFKRNQFKN
- a CDS encoding PD40 domain-containing protein; translated protein: MKKACFLALISIFTVIFYSGTAMTEDSVNSSEKTTGTKEQTTTPNTPGIEQIYRLIPQLGDADWEIREEAQNKLRTFGKALIEQYRLDKLKDADGKSTAQSKKAAEDFAHALSEALADKDVEIRMRANYLRGYFYRYTRPKIMYQAGGELRLLFPDGGNEESLLKDGFNNGRPCWSPDGSRIAFESNRKGNWDIYTVDIDGNNLKQLTDNNADDRFPAWSPDGKQIAFDSTRDGNTEIYIMDTDGKNQKRLTENQVEDGWASWSPDGKQIAFESGTANNRDIYAISADGKNLKQLTENSRYDGDPAWSPDGKKIAFNLNMDGQNNWEIHIMDAEDGKNQQRLTENQVLNGWASWSPDGKQIAFVSNRNGMINEIYIMDADGANQKKVSAGAGESPEWCPAAFPELSKLFTQLESKKNK
- a CDS encoding deoxyhypusine synthase; amino-acid sequence: MKKKTCPNKHRYLSGHKIMPKGITGKETLESLISETFLAYNSARLQEGCRLFTERMLEPDVTVGMTLAGALTPAGLGCSAVVPLIKAGFVDWIVATGANMYHDMHFALNYPLFVGSPDVDDTDLRKNDVVRIYDIFLGYTDCLMATDEALRSIIRQPEFQKEMGTAEFYYIFGKYMAEWERKNKLKDVSVLAAAYRYGVPVFTSSPGDSTIGMNIAGVELEGNKLRINPSIDVNETTSIVLAAKRSGGKSAVFLVGGGSPKNFMLQTEPQIQEVLRIKEVGQDYFFQITDARPDTGGLSGATPHEAVSWGKVDPNRLPDAVVCYMDSTVALPIITHYALAKRKKRPLKKLYFKREQYLEKLVREYFAHNKGNNKKVPKNT
- a CDS encoding type III PLP-dependent enzyme — encoded protein: MKNRKISLANGQAKKALNRLARQYGTPYFIIDRSKLRQNVRKFRKLLPRVQPFYAVKANPDTEILKVFKEEGCNFDVASKGEMEKLLKLGVNSQRMLFANTVKRLPTLKFAREKGINLMTFDSEYELDKIAKYAPKSRVMVRIKVSNVGSIVELSVKFGAEPADAIPLLIKAHRLGLVPVGVSFHVGSQCLKDENYIEALEVASIIMRDAKLKQLPLDMLDIGGGFPITHFNGEEDHFTKMAPTINKEINRLFEPGVKIIAEPGRALVGPACTLVMSVIGKSIRANKHWYYLDDGLYGTLSGIVYDHCKYQYKVFRNGNTQISTLAGPTCDGFDVISFTEELPELEVGDLLYVENIGAYSIATGTNFNNLPLPRVVAIN
- a CDS encoding HD domain-containing protein, giving the protein MDETQKIYFKELVYGISKALDLLTLRISRHSQRVTMISLKMAGVMGISDSDKLNLFYAGLLHDFGVVSSKDKMDIMNFDYANSRTHIESGIKILGAFKLFDNFINIINYHHDHWLGPNQSGLIKDKIPVLSQILHLADRVEVLIAEDKYILEQTDRITSQVNKFSGMWFNSDLVDVFHKIARHEVFWLDLSTEFTSNILQKISPLDDRLLTLDEVIEIAALFAYLIDQKSRYTKTHCCGGTELAVKLGAKMGWSEIDLKQLKAAALLHDLGKLAVPDEILEKPSKLSSYEYAIIKKHAYYTYHILNNINGLNTIAQWASYHHEGLDGRGYPFGLKADEIPQGARIIAVADRFTALNEDRPYRRKLPPDQVLRILESEVKHNIIDSQIFESLKSILADNKH
- the mobB gene encoding molybdopterin-guanine dinucleotide biosynthesis protein B codes for the protein MVKIISIVGKSNSGKTTLLEKLIKNLSGKGYRIGTIKHNTRGFEIDYPGKDSYRHFHAGSCATLIISPRKLAFIKRLDKPAKLDAITENFFKGFDLIITEGFKRENKPKIELVRAAVAKKPLCKPRGHNLIALVTDLKIDGYPQPQFKPNQISKTADFIERRFLWQKKGK
- a CDS encoding molybdenum cofactor guanylyltransferase; translated protein: MKGPIAAIILTGGKNQTTGKDNTFLPIGNKTVLDILLGKLNPLFPEIIISAKNPARYLDIKGVRVVADMMPAGNDLSGIYSALRYTLNPYAFVISCDTPLVEPGLIKYLLKYRKGFDVVIPESENGFEPFCAVYSKKCVKAMEEIIRKDNCKIIDFLPLVKVKTIKQPEIKKIGNDNFLTLSSGSDYQQIQNKLKTN
- the nadB gene encoding L-aspartate oxidase, whose product is MKTMKAPRYLISFNASKLPSVYTDVLVVGSGIAGLRAAIEASKYGQALIITKGILSESNTFYAQGGIASHINNQHLVYSHINDTIKNGQGLNDPKMVRKIITNGIINIKEMIEWGIKFDRHGGKYHLAHEGGHQYPRILHAGGDHTGEEVVKSLINKINKIDNIAYKEQVFTIDILTDAHNTCCGVLAYQSGNNNFIIIQARKTIMATGGLGQLYRETTNPEVATGDGIAMAYRAGAVLQDMEFVQFHPTALYIAGAARALISEAVRGAGGILVDKHKKRFMTNYHPQAELAPRDVVSRSIINQMRLSNDTSVYLDVTHLGEKKIKKQFPGLYQLCKKFRIDITHDLIPVRPSAHYMLGGIRTKPDGSTNINNFFAAGECASCNFHGANRLGSNSLLESLVMGTVCGKTAGKKISNKPFGLLKIKHKTAYSETDSLDMEDIRNALKSLMTRAVGVEREEKLLTDSLSKIDFWESYVLNKEFREVPAWELQNMLILARLIAQSALKRTESRGTHYRTDFPSQNNKQWKKHIIVQG
- a CDS encoding nicotinate-nucleotide adenylyltransferase: MKIGILGGTFNPIHNGHLIIAREARKRFKLDKIIFMPCHTPYHKKNNALASPKHRLTMVKKAARGTLYFKTSDIEIKRGGLTYSIDTLKHLTKLYKPGTKFYFIIGSDSLIELPLWKGIKELAKLCNFIAVERPGVIMKRKLPSYLTPRIFHIKKPLSDISSSEIRKRIREKQSIKYLVSKPVEKYIINNNLYK